A region from the Salidesulfovibrio onnuriiensis genome encodes:
- the radA gene encoding DNA repair protein RadA yields MKTKQIYRCSECGAQSSVWAGQCPKCREWNTLEPLTVDKKSSRAVRDPKVVNKATLLEDLKPEDHQARPTGIDALDTVLGKGLVPGAAILLGGEPGIGKSTLLLQLAGKQAVMHGNAVYLSGEESLPQLRTRADRLGLLGPGLMALASNRVEDALDILESDPPELLIVDSVQTLASPSAEGIPGSVSQVKAVAQELVERTKKTGTTLILVGHVTKDGQIAGPKLLEHMVDTVLYLEGDRKHFSRVLRVLKNRFGPSDELVVFTMRDTGLEVVEDPSTFFLGTRDSGLSGTAVAMAVDGQRPFVVEVQALVSRSYLSIPRRTALGLDTNRLHLLLAVLEKRLRLNLSNYDIYAKVSGGLATKDPGLDLAVVAALLSSLFDQPLPEAAVFWGEVDLNGQVRPVTAHETRLKQCDRLGYQGVHPDSCRTLAALQQRLFGKGNAPT; encoded by the coding sequence ATGAAGACAAAACAGATATACCGCTGCTCCGAGTGCGGGGCCCAGTCGTCCGTATGGGCGGGCCAGTGCCCCAAATGCAGGGAATGGAACACCCTGGAGCCGCTCACCGTGGACAAGAAGTCGTCCCGGGCCGTGCGCGACCCCAAGGTGGTGAACAAGGCCACCCTGCTGGAGGATCTCAAGCCCGAAGACCATCAGGCGCGGCCCACGGGCATCGACGCCCTGGACACGGTGCTGGGCAAGGGGCTGGTGCCCGGCGCGGCCATCCTGCTGGGCGGCGAGCCCGGCATCGGCAAGTCCACCCTCCTGCTCCAGCTTGCGGGCAAGCAGGCCGTCATGCACGGCAACGCCGTGTATCTTTCGGGCGAGGAATCCCTGCCCCAGCTGCGCACCCGCGCCGACCGTCTCGGCTTGCTGGGTCCGGGACTCATGGCCCTGGCCTCCAACCGGGTGGAGGACGCCCTGGACATCCTGGAAAGCGACCCGCCCGAACTGCTCATCGTGGATTCTGTGCAGACCCTGGCCTCGCCCAGCGCCGAAGGCATCCCGGGCAGCGTCAGCCAGGTCAAGGCAGTGGCCCAGGAACTGGTGGAAAGGACCAAGAAGACCGGCACCACGCTCATCCTGGTGGGCCATGTGACCAAGGACGGGCAGATCGCCGGCCCCAAGCTCTTGGAACACATGGTGGACACCGTGCTGTATCTGGAGGGGGACCGGAAACATTTCTCCCGCGTGCTGCGGGTGCTCAAGAACCGCTTCGGCCCCAGCGACGAACTGGTGGTCTTCACCATGCGCGACACGGGCCTGGAGGTGGTGGAGGATCCGTCCACGTTTTTCCTGGGCACGCGCGATTCCGGGCTTTCGGGCACGGCCGTGGCCATGGCAGTGGACGGACAGCGGCCCTTTGTGGTGGAGGTGCAGGCCCTGGTGAGCCGCTCCTACCTGTCCATCCCGCGCCGCACGGCCCTGGGCCTGGACACCAACCGGCTGCATCTGCTGCTGGCCGTGCTGGAGAAACGGCTGCGCCTGAACCTGAGCAACTACGACATCTATGCCAAGGTCAGCGGCGGCCTGGCCACCAAGGACCCGGGCCTGGACCTGGCCGTGGTGGCGGCGCTGCTGTCCTCGCTCTTCGACCAGCCCCTGCCCGAGGCGGCCGTGTTCTGGGGCGAGGTCGACCTCAACGGACAGGTACGCCCGGTCACGGCCCACGAAACCCGGCTCAAGCAGTGCGACCGGCTCGGCTATCAGGGCGTGCATCCGGATTCCTGCCGCACTCTCGCCGCCCTGCAGCAGCGGCTGTTCGGCAAGGGAAATGCACCGACTTGA
- a CDS encoding protein kinase domain-containing protein, translating into MFIGRYRILGLLGRGGMGAVYKAAMPVTGRVVALKVCRPAEIMEDLMGRKTVERMFLQEAVTMASIGHPNITGIFDVCERDKDRPPHFAMDYYCNNLGVVMGENYEVERPSRLLGVDRSLSIARQMLAGLDRLHYEGIIHRDVKPFNVMLTETQEGHDEVKLIDFGLSRLRGEETPRHKGMVVGSPYYTAPEQEADPESADARSDCYSVGVTLFRMLVGRLPKEGAIGTDISNLHADLDARWDTFFAKALADKPEERFADALDMLKAQDELARAWAEHKGEVCSYFDEDMVERHDTGWRPRRAPGKFTTAQAREAFGLDELWRPLEYGCGGFQDAGDGTVHDRCTGLVWEQSGSRYPLTWPRAVQHVERLNKRNFGGRNDWRLPTVEELSTLFTGSTEPGRFCIETAFDQARSRLWSADRKAFTAAWYADAELGFIWWQDLTCRFYSKAVAG; encoded by the coding sequence ATGTTCATCGGACGCTATCGCATACTCGGCCTGCTGGGACGCGGCGGCATGGGCGCGGTCTACAAGGCGGCCATGCCCGTGACCGGCCGCGTGGTGGCGCTGAAGGTCTGCAGGCCCGCCGAGATCATGGAGGACCTCATGGGCAGGAAGACCGTGGAGCGGATGTTCCTGCAGGAGGCCGTGACCATGGCCTCCATCGGCCACCCCAACATCACCGGCATCTTCGATGTCTGCGAGCGCGACAAGGACAGGCCGCCCCACTTTGCCATGGACTACTACTGCAACAACCTGGGCGTGGTCATGGGCGAAAACTACGAGGTGGAGCGCCCTTCCCGGCTGCTGGGCGTGGACCGGTCCCTGTCCATCGCCCGCCAGATGCTCGCCGGGCTGGACCGGCTGCACTACGAGGGCATCATCCACCGCGACGTGAAGCCCTTCAACGTCATGCTGACCGAAACCCAGGAGGGCCATGACGAGGTCAAGCTCATCGACTTCGGCCTGAGCCGGCTGCGCGGCGAGGAAACCCCGCGCCACAAGGGCATGGTCGTGGGTTCGCCGTATTACACGGCCCCGGAGCAGGAGGCCGACCCCGAAAGCGCGGACGCCCGGTCCGACTGCTATTCCGTGGGCGTAACCCTGTTCCGCATGCTTGTGGGCAGGCTGCCCAAGGAAGGCGCCATCGGCACGGATATTTCCAACCTGCATGCGGACCTGGATGCACGCTGGGACACGTTTTTCGCCAAGGCCCTGGCAGACAAGCCCGAGGAGCGCTTTGCCGACGCCCTGGACATGCTCAAAGCCCAGGACGAACTGGCCCGGGCCTGGGCCGAGCACAAGGGCGAGGTCTGCTCCTATTTCGACGAGGACATGGTGGAACGCCACGACACGGGCTGGCGGCCGCGCCGCGCCCCCGGGAAATTCACCACCGCACAGGCCCGCGAGGCGTTCGGCCTGGACGAACTATGGCGGCCCCTGGAATACGGCTGCGGCGGTTTCCAGGACGCGGGCGACGGCACGGTGCACGACCGCTGCACCGGACTGGTCTGGGAACAGTCCGGCTCGCGCTATCCGCTGACATGGCCGCGGGCCGTGCAGCACGTGGAGCGCCTGAACAAACGGAATTTCGGCGGCCGCAACGACTGGCGGCTGCCCACGGTGGAGGAACTCTCCACCCTGTTCACGGGCAGCACCGAACCGGGCAGGTTCTGTATCGAAACCGCCTTTGACCAGGCCCGCTCCCGGCTCTGGAGTGCGGACCGCAAGGCCTTTACCGCCGCATGGTATGCGGACGCCGAACTGGGCTTTATCTGGTGGCAGGATTTGACGTGCCGATTCTACAGCAAGGCTGTGGCGGGCTGA
- a CDS encoding tautomerase family protein, whose product MPIMRVETWEGITKAQKLDLVQSMTETACRVLGCPREAVSVIIVEIPKENWGAAGELCSERFPDQ is encoded by the coding sequence ATGCCTATCATGCGCGTCGAGACCTGGGAGGGCATCACCAAGGCCCAGAAGCTGGACCTGGTCCAGTCCATGACCGAAACGGCCTGCCGCGTGCTGGGCTGCCCGCGCGAGGCGGTCTCGGTCATCATCGTTGAAATCCCAAAAGAGAACTGGGGCGCGGCGGGCGAGCTGTGCTCGGAACGCTTTCCGGACCAATAA
- a CDS encoding cyclic nucleotide-binding domain-containing protein, with protein sequence MKHDIAWEAISLFHGLPAPMIERAKTIFEPRSVPAGQEIIREGEQGDEMFVLVHGRVRVTKSMLLPGMSLPILEAGSSRKVLATLDEHDYPLFGEIALIDRDIRSATIQVLDDAEFLVTDRDRFFRLTEQEPELGARLIMAIARRMAGTVRKGNSELIKVSTALALALSRTKATR encoded by the coding sequence ATGAAACACGACATCGCCTGGGAAGCCATCTCCCTGTTCCACGGGCTGCCCGCGCCCATGATCGAGCGGGCCAAGACCATCTTCGAGCCCCGCTCCGTGCCCGCCGGGCAGGAGATCATCCGCGAGGGCGAGCAGGGGGACGAAATGTTCGTTCTCGTGCACGGCCGGGTGCGCGTGACCAAGTCCATGCTCCTGCCGGGCATGAGCCTGCCCATCCTGGAGGCGGGTTCCTCGCGCAAGGTGCTGGCCACCCTGGACGAGCACGACTACCCCCTGTTCGGCGAGATCGCCCTCATCGACCGCGACATTCGTTCGGCCACCATCCAGGTGCTGGACGACGCGGAATTCCTGGTCACGGACCGGGATCGCTTTTTCCGGCTCACCGAGCAGGAGCCCGAACTGGGCGCGCGGCTGATCATGGCCATTGCCCGGCGCATGGCCGGCACCGTCCGCAAGGGCAACAGCGAGCTGATCAAGGTGTCCACGGCCCTGGCCCTGGCCCTTTCCCGGACCAAGGCAACGCGCTGA
- a CDS encoding potassium channel protein: MRQAVIVRDAVFGWCRSPFGKLTLLILGMLCFGTLGFWFFEHVSRGAEHDVFGALWWTVVTLTTVGYGDMVPGTVGGKLMGVVVMICGIGLVSTLTGNLASMLVERKARKRKGLLKVNMSNHVIIVGWNDFGLELVEALRGNGVLGHGDSTASGLVLVNPLGPDERESIAFKLDMGDRLHFVWGGVTQEAVLQKARPHRAKVVYLLSQTQNQSAKDADQETLYAALAVRELAPKVPLYGEVALPENRKHLLRAGVNEILVLGRLTSQILGLIGANPSMWSLVQEMLGMAGSNRMDFLPLSGEERLLNWGQLMARFRSDGRLPLALCQVGRQLSLEDVLDEGAALDQFILELFEYSGQDTSMGDMGPRVLANPPDDERLEAYDAVLFLKPGAAR, encoded by the coding sequence ATGCGCCAAGCCGTCATTGTCCGCGACGCCGTCTTCGGATGGTGCCGCAGCCCCTTCGGGAAACTGACCCTGCTCATCCTGGGCATGCTCTGCTTCGGCACGCTCGGTTTCTGGTTCTTCGAGCACGTTTCCCGGGGAGCGGAGCACGACGTGTTCGGGGCGCTGTGGTGGACCGTGGTCACCCTGACCACCGTGGGCTACGGCGACATGGTGCCCGGCACCGTGGGCGGCAAGCTCATGGGCGTGGTCGTCATGATCTGCGGCATCGGCCTGGTCTCCACCCTGACAGGCAACCTGGCCTCCATGCTCGTGGAGCGCAAGGCCAGAAAGCGCAAGGGGTTGCTCAAGGTGAACATGTCCAATCACGTGATCATCGTCGGCTGGAACGACTTCGGCCTGGAACTGGTGGAGGCCCTGCGCGGCAACGGCGTGCTCGGCCATGGCGACTCGACGGCCTCGGGCCTGGTGCTGGTCAATCCGCTGGGCCCGGACGAACGGGAATCCATCGCCTTCAAGCTGGACATGGGCGACAGGCTCCATTTCGTCTGGGGCGGCGTCACCCAGGAGGCCGTGCTCCAGAAGGCTCGGCCCCACAGGGCCAAGGTGGTCTACCTCCTTTCCCAGACCCAGAACCAGTCCGCCAAGGACGCGGACCAGGAAACCCTGTACGCGGCCCTGGCCGTGCGCGAGCTGGCCCCCAAGGTGCCGCTCTACGGCGAGGTGGCCCTGCCCGAAAACCGCAAGCACCTGCTGCGCGCCGGGGTCAACGAAATCCTGGTGCTCGGGCGGCTCACCAGCCAGATCCTGGGGCTCATAGGCGCCAACCCCTCCATGTGGAGCCTGGTCCAGGAGATGCTGGGCATGGCCGGGAGCAACCGCATGGACTTCCTGCCCCTTTCCGGCGAGGAGCGGCTACTCAACTGGGGCCAGCTCATGGCCCGGTTCCGCAGCGACGGCAGGCTGCCCCTGGCCCTGTGCCAGGTGGGCAGACAGCTTTCCCTGGAGGACGTGCTGGACGAGGGCGCGGCCCTGGACCAGTTCATCCTCGAACTGTTCGAGTACTCGGGGCAGGACACGAGCATGGGAGACATGGGGCCGCGCGTGCTGGCCAACCCGCCGGACGACGAACGCCTCGAGGCCTACGACGCGGTGCTCTTCCTCAAGCCGGGAGCAGCGCGATGA
- a CDS encoding YaiI/YqxD family protein → MHIWVDADACPNIIKEVLYKVAVRREVAVTLVANTHLSVPSSPHIDTLRVGAGFNVADDKIAELAEPGDLVITADIPLADKIVDKGATGLNPRGELYTEDNIKGLLRMRNLMEELRSGGMTAGGPAPIGPRDRQEFTNQLDKFLTRALSA, encoded by the coding sequence ATGCACATCTGGGTCGATGCCGACGCCTGTCCCAACATCATCAAGGAAGTCCTGTACAAGGTGGCCGTGCGCCGCGAAGTGGCGGTGACCCTGGTGGCCAATACCCATCTGTCCGTGCCGTCCTCGCCACACATCGACACGCTTCGGGTCGGGGCCGGGTTCAACGTGGCCGACGACAAGATAGCCGAACTGGCCGAGCCGGGCGATCTGGTCATCACCGCCGACATCCCGCTAGCCGACAAGATCGTGGACAAGGGAGCCACGGGCCTGAACCCGCGCGGCGAGCTTTACACCGAGGACAACATCAAGGGGCTCTTGCGCATGCGCAACCTCATGGAGGAGCTGCGCAGCGGGGGCATGACTGCCGGCGGTCCCGCGCCCATAGGCCCCAGGGACAGGCAGGAATTCACCAACCAGCTGGATAAATTTCTGACCCGGGCGCTTTCCGCATAG
- the serS gene encoding serine--tRNA ligase yields MLDLKLMQSNPEIVRESLKKRGSKLDVQEFLTLDEKRKEIIGQVEELKAERNRASKEVAERKRNKEDASDLIQAMGEVSGRIKKLDAELSEVEAAEQEWLMAIPNIPHESTPFGESEDDNPVVRYWGEKPEMNFTPKEHWELGVELGGLDFERAAKLTGARFVVSRKWAARLERALATFMLDTHLEEHGYTEIIPPFIVNRETMTGTGQLPKFEEDLFKLRGTEYYLIPTAEVPLTNLYSGEVLDEDQLPLLLTAHTPCFRSEAGSYGKDTKGLIRQHQFMKVEMVNLAHPDKSYEALETMTACAEKILQKLGLHYRVISLCTGDIGFSAAKTYDLEVWLPGQDKYREISSCSNCEDFQARRANLKFQPRDSKKKQYVHTLNGSGLAVGRTLVAVLENYQQEDGSLVIPEALRPYMGGLEVVRPE; encoded by the coding sequence ATGCTTGACCTGAAACTCATGCAGAGCAACCCGGAGATCGTCCGGGAGAGCCTGAAAAAGCGCGGCTCCAAGCTCGACGTACAGGAATTTCTGACCCTTGACGAAAAACGCAAGGAAATCATCGGCCAGGTGGAAGAGCTCAAGGCCGAGCGCAACAGGGCCAGCAAGGAAGTGGCCGAGCGCAAGCGCAACAAGGAAGACGCCTCCGACCTGATCCAGGCCATGGGAGAAGTTTCCGGCCGCATCAAGAAACTGGACGCCGAGCTCTCCGAAGTGGAGGCCGCCGAACAGGAATGGCTCATGGCCATTCCCAATATCCCTCATGAATCCACGCCCTTCGGAGAATCCGAGGACGACAACCCCGTGGTGCGCTACTGGGGCGAAAAGCCGGAAATGAACTTCACGCCCAAGGAACACTGGGAACTGGGCGTGGAACTGGGCGGTCTCGATTTCGAACGCGCGGCCAAGCTCACGGGCGCACGCTTCGTGGTCAGCCGCAAGTGGGCGGCCCGCCTGGAGCGCGCCCTGGCCACCTTCATGCTCGACACGCACCTGGAGGAGCACGGCTACACCGAGATCATCCCGCCGTTCATCGTCAACCGCGAAACCATGACCGGCACGGGCCAGCTGCCCAAGTTCGAGGAAGACCTGTTCAAGCTGCGGGGCACGGAATACTACCTGATCCCCACGGCCGAGGTGCCGCTGACCAACCTCTACTCCGGCGAGGTGCTCGACGAGGACCAGCTGCCCCTGCTGCTGACGGCACACACCCCCTGTTTCCGTTCCGAGGCCGGCTCCTACGGCAAGGACACCAAGGGGCTCATCCGCCAGCACCAGTTCATGAAGGTGGAGATGGTCAACCTGGCCCATCCGGATAAATCCTACGAGGCCCTGGAAACCATGACCGCCTGTGCGGAAAAGATTCTCCAGAAGCTCGGCCTGCACTACCGGGTCATCTCCCTGTGCACCGGCGACATCGGCTTCTCGGCCGCCAAGACCTACGACCTGGAAGTATGGCTGCCCGGCCAGGACAAGTACCGCGAGATCTCGTCCTGTTCCAACTGCGAGGACTTCCAGGCCCGGCGCGCCAACCTCAAGTTCCAGCCCAGGGATTCCAAGAAGAAGCAGTACGTGCACACCCTGAACGGCTCGGGCCTAGCCGTGGGCCGCACCCTGGTGGCCGTGCTGGAAAACTACCAGCAGGAAGACGGCTCCCTGGTGATCCCCGAAGCGCTGCGCCCCTACATGGGCGGCCTCGAGGTCGTCAGGCCGGAATAA
- a CDS encoding CinA family protein translates to MDRMLIQRAVQEVGELLGLEKYTLATAESCTGGLLASTLTDVSGSSQWFRGSVVAYSNEVKQGLLSVPERDLADHGAVSEAVVKAMAEGVKKAVGADVSVAISGIAGPTGGTPDKPVGTVWMAWSWPYGTKTKIYRFDGGRDAVKAQSVMAAINGLMAILR, encoded by the coding sequence ATGGACAGAATGCTCATCCAGCGCGCGGTCCAGGAAGTGGGCGAGCTGCTCGGCCTGGAAAAATACACGCTGGCCACGGCCGAATCGTGCACCGGCGGCCTGCTGGCCAGCACCCTCACGGACGTTTCCGGCAGTTCACAGTGGTTCCGGGGCAGCGTGGTGGCCTATTCCAACGAGGTCAAGCAGGGGCTGCTCTCCGTCCCCGAGCGGGACCTGGCCGATCATGGCGCGGTGAGCGAAGCCGTGGTCAAGGCCATGGCAGAGGGCGTGAAAAAGGCCGTGGGCGCGGATGTTTCCGTGGCCATTTCCGGCATTGCCGGCCCCACGGGTGGCACCCCGGACAAGCCCGTGGGCACGGTCTGGATGGCCTGGTCCTGGCCCTATGGCACCAAGACCAAGATCTACAGGTTCGACGGCGGCAGGGACGCGGTCAAGGCGCAGAGCGTCATGGCGGCTATCAATGGCCTGATGGCCATCCTCCGGTAA
- a CDS encoding ribonucleoside triphosphate reductase, which yields MPKQILKRDGCIETWSVDRIAAAVFKALKGSGIKDPLLSKRLARKVEEKLKGVDVPEQEQVQDMVQQVLMEARLYKVAERYIIYREKRREMRKQDETYMDVADMVDAYLDNSDWRVSENSNMVHSFQGLILHMAGSVQARYVLEKYPEEIRDAHKHGYMHIHDLSFGLAGYCSGWSLRDLLLEGFNLRDRCCSAPAQHFDAACGQIVNFLGTLQNEWAGAQAFNNVDTYLAPFIRHDGLTYEEVKQQMQKLIFNLNTTSRWGGQSPFTNFTFDFAPPSHIANEPIIIGGAFQDSTYGEYAEEMAMINRAFLEVMLEGDADGRIFSFPIPTYNVTPDFPWESEAGKLLLKMTARYGAPYFQNFINSDLNPEDVRSMCCRLQMDLREIRKKTGGLFGAGDLTGSIGVVTLNLPKLAYLAHNEEDFLDLITEYSEMARDSLEYKRKMVQRSLDAGMFPFSRRYLKNGYKGHFSTIGVIGGHEACINLLGKGIETEAGVRLMRRVLQHLRRIIVRFQEETGNLYNLEATPGEGTCYRLAKIDKELYSDIATAGDEVPYYTNSTLLPVGITTDVVFALEHQDQLQTQYNGGTVFHSFIGEAAPDEESVKSFLIKSMTNTKIPYISLTPTFSICEEHGYLAGEHFNCPHCDKEAEVYTRVVGYYRPVSRWNKGKREEYKERSEYSMDSVCCG from the coding sequence ATGCCCAAACAGATTCTCAAGCGCGATGGCTGCATTGAAACCTGGTCCGTAGACCGCATCGCCGCCGCAGTTTTCAAGGCCCTCAAGGGCAGCGGCATCAAGGACCCCCTGCTTTCCAAGCGCCTGGCGCGCAAGGTGGAGGAGAAGCTCAAGGGAGTGGATGTCCCCGAGCAGGAGCAGGTGCAGGACATGGTCCAGCAGGTTCTCATGGAGGCCCGGCTCTACAAGGTGGCCGAGCGCTACATCATCTACCGCGAAAAGCGCCGCGAAATGCGCAAGCAGGACGAGACCTACATGGACGTCGCCGACATGGTGGACGCCTACCTGGACAACTCGGACTGGCGCGTGAGCGAAAACTCCAACATGGTTCACTCCTTTCAGGGCCTGATCCTGCACATGGCCGGATCGGTGCAGGCCCGCTACGTGCTGGAAAAGTATCCCGAGGAAATCCGGGACGCCCACAAGCACGGATACATGCACATCCACGACCTTTCCTTCGGCCTGGCCGGCTACTGCTCGGGCTGGAGCCTGCGCGACCTGCTGCTGGAAGGCTTCAACCTGCGCGACCGCTGCTGCTCGGCCCCGGCCCAGCACTTTGACGCCGCCTGCGGCCAGATCGTCAACTTCCTGGGCACCCTGCAGAACGAATGGGCGGGCGCACAGGCCTTCAACAACGTGGACACCTACCTGGCTCCGTTCATCCGCCACGACGGCCTGACCTACGAAGAGGTCAAGCAGCAGATGCAGAAGCTGATCTTCAACCTGAACACCACGTCCCGCTGGGGCGGACAGAGCCCGTTCACCAACTTCACCTTCGACTTTGCGCCCCCGTCGCACATCGCCAACGAGCCCATCATCATCGGCGGCGCGTTCCAGGACTCCACCTACGGCGAATACGCCGAGGAAATGGCTATGATCAACAGGGCCTTCCTGGAGGTCATGCTCGAAGGCGACGCGGACGGCCGCATCTTCTCCTTCCCCATTCCCACCTACAACGTGACCCCGGACTTCCCCTGGGAATCCGAGGCCGGGAAGCTGCTCCTGAAGATGACCGCCCGCTACGGCGCTCCCTACTTCCAGAACTTCATCAACTCGGATCTCAATCCCGAGGATGTGCGCTCCATGTGCTGCCGCCTCCAGATGGACCTGCGCGAGATCCGCAAGAAGACCGGCGGCCTGTTCGGCGCGGGCGACCTCACCGGCTCCATCGGCGTGGTCACCCTGAACCTGCCCAAGCTGGCCTACCTGGCCCACAATGAAGAGGACTTCCTGGACCTGATCACCGAATATTCGGAAATGGCGCGCGACTCCCTGGAGTACAAGCGCAAGATGGTCCAGCGCAGCCTGGATGCGGGCATGTTCCCGTTCTCCCGCCGCTACCTCAAGAACGGCTACAAGGGCCATTTCTCCACCATCGGCGTCATCGGCGGCCACGAAGCCTGCATCAACCTGCTGGGCAAGGGCATCGAGACCGAGGCGGGCGTGCGGCTCATGCGCCGCGTGCTGCAGCACCTGCGCCGCATCATCGTCCGTTTCCAGGAAGAGACCGGCAACCTCTACAATCTGGAGGCCACCCCGGGCGAAGGCACCTGCTACCGTCTGGCCAAGATCGACAAGGAGCTTTACTCCGACATCGCCACCGCCGGGGACGAGGTGCCGTACTACACCAACTCCACGCTGCTGCCCGTGGGCATCACCACGGACGTGGTTTTCGCCCTGGAGCACCAGGACCAGCTTCAGACCCAGTACAACGGCGGCACCGTGTTCCACTCCTTCATCGGAGAGGCCGCCCCGGACGAGGAAAGCGTCAAGAGCTTCCTGATCAAGTCCATGACCAACACCAAGATCCCGTACATCTCCCTGACGCCGACCTTCTCCATCTGCGAGGAGCACGGCTACCTGGCGGGCGAGCACTTCAACTGCCCGCACTGCGACAAGGAGGCCGAGGTCTACACCCGCGTGGTGGGCTACTACCGCCCGGTGTCCCGCTGGAACAAGGGCAAGCGCGAGGAATACAAGGAACGTTCCGAATATTCCATGGACTCTGTCTGCTGCGGATAA